The nucleotide window CTTGTCCCAGGGGCGCGAGGCCGTCTGGGGATCGTCGTTGCGCGTGGACAGGGCGCGCATGGCGGCAAAGCCGCCCACGCCCAGAGGCGAGACGGTGGCCTCGGTGCCGCCGGCGACGATCACGTCGGCGTCGCCATACTCGATCTTGCGCGCCGCCTCGCCGATGCAGTGCAGGCCGGTGGTGCAGGCCGTGACCACCGACAGGTTCGGGCCCTTGAAGCCGAAGCGCATGGAGACGTGGCCCGCCACCATGTTGATGATGGAGGCCGGCACGAAGAACGGCGTGATGCGCCGCGGCCCCCGTGCTTCCAGCTCGGCGTGGGTGTTCTCGATCAGCGGCAGGCCGCCGATGCCCGAGCCGATGATGACACCGACGCGCGTGGCCAGCTCTTCATCCAGCGCGTCCCCCGTAGGCAGACCGGCGTCCTGCACGGCCTCCTGCGCGGCGGCGATGCCGTAGTGGATGAAGGTATCCATGGTGCGCGCCTCTTTGGCGCTCAGGTAGGCGTCGAGCTGAAAGCCCTTGACCTCTCCGGCGATCTTGCAAGAGAAGTTCGATGCGTCGAACCGGGTGATGAGGTCGATGCCGGACTTGCCAGCGAGGATGTTGGCCCAGGCGTCCTGCACCGTGTTGCCCACGGGACTGACGCAACCCAGACCGGTCACGACGACGCGACGACGGCTCATGCGTTAAACCTTGTAGCTGCTTTTTTTGGTTGCGGCCGCCGCCGCTGTCGGCCCCTGGCGGGCCCAAGAAGAAAAAACCGGCGGCCCGGCGAAGCGGGCGCAAAGGGCCGGCGATGGGCTGCGTCAGCCCTTTTGGTGCGCGTTGGCGTAGTCGATGGCGTTTTGCACCGTGGTGATCTTCTCGGCGTCCTCGTCCGGGATCTCGATGCCGAACTCGTCTTCCAGAGCCATCACCAGCTCCACCGTGTCCAGCGAGTCGGCACCCAGATCGGCGACGAAGGCCTTTTCGTTGGTGACCTGGGACTCTTCCACGCCGAGTTGCTCGGCGATGATCTTTTTGACACGTGCTTCGATATCGCTCATGGGTTTCCCTCAAGGGGTTGTGAATGAATCCGCGATTCTAGCCGCTCCAGGGATGCGCCCTTCAGCAGCCGGCCGTGCGGAGGATACGGCGCGAAAACGCTTCAATTACATGTACATGCCGCCATTGACGTGCAATTCCTGACCCGTCACGTAGGCCGCGCCGTCGGAGGCCAGGTAGGCCACGGCGTGGGCGATGTCCTCGGGCCGGCCCAGATCGCCCAGGGCGATCTGCGCGCACAGGGCTTTCTTCTGCTCCTCGGGCAACGCGGCGGTCATGTCGGTGGCGATGAAGCCCGGCGCCACGCAATTGACCGTGATGCCGCGGCTGCCCAGTTCGCGCGCCAGCGCGCGGGTCATGCCGGCCACGCCCGCCTTGGCGGCCGCGTAGTTGGCCTGGCCGGGATTGCCCGAGGCGCCGACCACGCTGGTGATGCTGATGATGCGGCCAAAGCGCTGCTTCATCATCGGCCGGATGGCGGCGCGGCTGACGCGGAACACCGCCTTCAGGTTGGTGTCGATGACGGCATCCCAGTCCTCGTCCTTCATGCGCATGGCCAGCATGTCGCGCGTGATGCCGGCGTTGTTGACCAGCACGTGCAGGCCGCCATGCTGCTTCACCGTGGCGTCCACCAGGGCATCGACGGCCGCACCATCGGTAACGTTCAGGCGCACGCCCCGCCCGCCCCATTCATTCAGCGCGGCGCTGATGCGCTCGGCGCCTTCGTCGCTGGTGGCGGTGCCGATCACGGTCAGACCCTGCCGGGCCAGTTGTGCGGCGATGGCAGCGCCGATGCCGCGCGTGGCGCCAGTGACCAGGGCGATGCGGGAGGTGTTCTGTGCGGCGCTCATGCCAGCAGCTCCTTGGTTTCGGCAAGCGTTGCCGGGTCGTACAGGGACGCGCCGACCAGCCCGGGGTCGATGCGGCGGACCATGCCGGCCAGCACCTTGCCCGGCCCGCACTCGACGATATGGGTCACGCCGAAATTCGTTTTCAGCGCCTGCACGCACTCGACCCAGCGCACAGGCCCAAAGGCCTGGCGGTACAGCGCATCGCGGATGGCATCGGCATCCTGGCGCACGGCCACGTCCACGTTGTTCACGACGGGGATCGTGGGCGCGGCCAACTGGATGGCAGCGAGCGCGGCGCGCAGCTTCTCGGCCGCGGGCTTCATCAGGCTGGAGTGGAAAGGCGCGGACACCGGCAGCGGCAGCGCACGCTTGGCGCCCAGGCTCTTGAGCACCTCGCAGGCATTGTCCACCCCGGCCTTGGTGCCAGCGATCACGGTCTGCGCCGGGTCGTTGAAGTTCACGGCCTCGGCCACCTCGGGCGAGCCGGCGCCAAAGCTTTCCTGCGCCTGGCGGCAGCCTTCGATGACCTTGTCGGCTGGCAGGCCCAGGATGGCCGCCATGGCGCCCGCCCCCACGGGCACGGCCTCCTGCATGGCGGCGGCGCGCAGGCGCACCAGCGGCGCGGCCTGCCCAAGCGTCAGCGCGCCGGACGCGACCAGCGCCGCATACTCGCCCAGCGAGTGGCCGGCCACGGCGGCCGGCAGCACCCCGCCTTCGGCGCGCCAGGCGCACCAGGCGGCGACGCCCGCGACCAGCATCACCGGCTGGGTGTTGGTGGTCAGCGCCAGAGCTTCCTTGGGGCCGGAAGCGATCAGGGCGCCGATGTCCTCGCCCAGCGCGTCGGATGCTTCGGCCAGCGTCTCGCGCACGGCGGGGTGGTCGCCCCAGGCGTCCAGCATGCCCACCGACTGCGAGCCCTGGCCGGGAAATACGAATGCAAAGGTTGTTGCCATCGATTTTGCTTTTTTCTAATGAGAACCGCCCTCAGTCGGCGTCAATCAATCGGGAGTAGCTACATTTTCAGGAGCACTGCACCCCAGGTGAAGCCGCCGCCCACGCCCTCCAGCATCACGGTCTGGCCGGCCTGCACCTGGCCGGCGCGCACGGCGTGGTCCAGCGCCAGCGGAATGGACGCCGCCGAGGTGTTGCCATGCTGGTCCACGGTGACTACGACCTTGTCCATCGGCAGCCTCAGCTTGCGCGCCGTGCTCTGCATGATGCGGATGTTGGCCTGGTGCGGGATCAGCCAGTCGATGTCGGACTCCTGCATGCCGGCCTTGTCCAATGTGGCGCGCGCGGCCTTTTCCAGCACGCCCACGGCCAGCTTGAAGACGGCCTGGCCGTCCATGGTCAGCAGCGGACTGCCCAGGATTTCGCCACCATAGACGTTGCCGGGCACGCACAGGATGCCCACGTGGCTGCCGTCGGCGTGCAGGTCGCTGGCCAGGATGCCGGGTTCGTCCGACACCTCAAGCACCACCGCGCCGGCGCCGTCGCCGAACAGTACGCAGGTCGTGCGGTCCTGGAAATTCAGGATGCGGCTGAAGACTTCCGAGCCCACCACCAGCGCGCGCCGGGCGGTGCCGGCGCGGATCATGGCGTCGGCCACGGTGAGCGCATAGACGAAGCCGCTGCACACCGCCTGCACGTCGAACGCCGGGCAGCCGGCCACGCCCAGCTTGTGCTGCAGGATGCAGGCGGTGGAGGGAAACACCATGTCCGGCGTGGACGTGGCGACGATGATCAGGTCGATGTCCGCCGCCTCGCAACCGGCGGCAGCGAGCGCCTGGCGGGAGGCCTCCAGCGCCAGATCACTGGCGGTCACGTCCTTGTCAGCGAAATGGCGCGCGCGGATGCCGGTGCGCTCGACGATCCATTCGTCCGAGGTCTCGACACCCTGGGCCGCCAGCTGGGCCACCAGGTCGTCGTTGCTCACTCGGCGCGCAGGCAGGAAGCTGCCCGTGCCGACAATGCGGGAATAGCGTGGTGTCATCAAAGGGGGGCCGAGGCGGCGCCGGGGGCGGTGGACGATGCGTCGGCGCTGGCCAGCAGCGGCGCCGCGTGCGCGACCCGTGCGCGCACGCGCTCGAGCAGGTTGTTGCGGGCCGCATCATACGCGCGGCACAGCGCCTGCTCGAACGCCACCGCATCAGCCGAGCCATGGCTCTTGAACACCAGTCCGCGCAGGCCCAGCAGCGCCGCGCCGTTGTAGCGGCGGTGGTCCATGCGCCGCTTGAGCGCCGCTAGCACCGGGTAGGCCACCACGGCCGCTGCCTTGGTCAGCAGGTTGCGCGAGAACTCCTCCTTCATGAAGCCGCCGATCATGCTGGCTAGCCCCTCGATGGTCTTCAGCGCCACGTTGCCGACGAAGCCGTCGCACACCACGATGTCGGCCGTGCCACGGAAGATGTCGTTGCCCTCGACGTTGCCGATGAAGTTCAGGTCGCCGGCGGCAGCGGCGGCGCGCAGCAGCTCGCCGGCGCGCTTGATCTCCTCGCTGCCCTTGATGGCCTCCTCGCCGATGTTGAGCAGGCCCACGCTGGGCTGCGGGTCGTCATTGAGCACCGACACCAGCGCCGAGCCCATGACGGCGAACTGCAGCAGGTGCTCGGCCGTGCTGTCCACGTTGGCGCCCAGGTCCAGCACCGTGGTGGCGCCGCCGCGGGCATTGGGGATCTGCGTGGCGATCGCCGGGCGGTCGATGCCGTCCAGGGTTTTCAAAAGGTAGCGCGCAATCGCCATCAGCGCGCCGGTGTTGCCGGCCGAGATGGCCGCCTGCGCGCTGCCGTCCTTGACCTGGGCGATGGCCACGCGCATGGACGAATCTTTTTTTCGTCGCAGCGCGACCTCGACGGCGTCGTCCATGGTCACCACTTCGCTGGCCGGCACGACCTGCGCGCGCTCGTGCTGCAAGGCCTGCAGCGCGTCGGGACGGCCCACCAGCAGCAGGCACGCGTCCGGGTGGCCGGCCAGAAACTGGCGGCAGGCCACGAGGGTGACGTCGGGGCCGTGGTCGCCCCCCATGCAATCGACAGCCAGTGTGATCATCGGCAAAGAAGTGGCCGCGCCAGAGCGGCGGCAGCAATCAGGAAAGACCGCCATTGTGGCAGCCGAAAACGACAAAGCCCGCGCTACGAAGGTCGTAGCCGCGGGCCTGTGCTGTTGGAAGTGACGCGGCCGGGCCGCGCCGATCAGGCTTCGGTCTTGGCCTTGATCACCTGGCGGCCACGGTAGTAGCCGTTGGGGCTGATGTGGTGGCGCAGATGGGTTTCGCCGGTGGTCGGCTCCACCGCCGTGCCGGGGGTATTCAGGGCGTTGTGCGAGCGGTGCATGCCGCGCTTGGAGGGGGACTTCTTGTTTTGCTGAACGGCCATGGTTGGCTCCTGGTCTTGAATAGGGTTGAAAAAGAAAACGCGATCAGCCCATAAAAGACACGAGGGGTTTCGCGCGAAGCCCGCAATTATAGCGCGGGCCGGGACGCCATGCCCTGACAGGGCGCGCACTCAGGTTTTGTCGTCCCGGCGCAGCCCGGCCAGGGCGGCAAACGGGTTGGGCGCCTCGGCGCTGGCGGCCTCGAACTCCTCGTCGCTCGCTTGCATCTGCACCGGCACCGGGCACTCGTCGTGGCGCGGCACGATGGGCAGGGCCATGATCAGCTCGTCCTCGATCAGCTCGCGCAGGTTGAAGTCGCGGCTGAGCGCCAACAGGTCTTCCTCGCTGTCCTCGTCCAGCGCTTCGGCCGTGGCCTCGTCGGCGACGAAGCGGAATTCCCGATCCACCGTCAAC belongs to Melaminivora suipulveris and includes:
- the fabF gene encoding beta-ketoacyl-ACP synthase II, yielding MSRRRVVVTGLGCVSPVGNTVQDAWANILAGKSGIDLITRFDASNFSCKIAGEVKGFQLDAYLSAKEARTMDTFIHYGIAAAQEAVQDAGLPTGDALDEELATRVGVIIGSGIGGLPLIENTHAELEARGPRRITPFFVPASIINMVAGHVSMRFGFKGPNLSVVTACTTGLHCIGEAARKIEYGDADVIVAGGTEATVSPLGVGGFAAMRALSTRNDDPQTASRPWDKGRDGFVLGEGAGVLVLEEYEHARARGAKIYAELTGYGMSADAGHMTAPNMDGPRRAMQAALRNAGLNADQVQYLNAHGTSTPLGDLNETNAIKAALGDQAHKMVVSSTKSMTGHLLGGAGGIESVFTVLALHHQKVPPTINIFEQDPECDLDYCANEARDMKLDVALKNNFGFGGTNGTLVFQRV
- the acpP gene encoding acyl carrier protein; translated protein: MSDIEARVKKIIAEQLGVEESQVTNEKAFVADLGADSLDTVELVMALEDEFGIEIPDEDAEKITTVQNAIDYANAHQKG
- the fabG gene encoding 3-oxoacyl-ACP reductase FabG — translated: MSAAQNTSRIALVTGATRGIGAAIAAQLARQGLTVIGTATSDEGAERISAALNEWGGRGVRLNVTDGAAVDALVDATVKQHGGLHVLVNNAGITRDMLAMRMKDEDWDAVIDTNLKAVFRVSRAAIRPMMKQRFGRIISITSVVGASGNPGQANYAAAKAGVAGMTRALARELGSRGITVNCVAPGFIATDMTAALPEEQKKALCAQIALGDLGRPEDIAHAVAYLASDGAAYVTGQELHVNGGMYM
- the fabD gene encoding ACP S-malonyltransferase; this translates as MATTFAFVFPGQGSQSVGMLDAWGDHPAVRETLAEASDALGEDIGALIASGPKEALALTTNTQPVMLVAGVAAWCAWRAEGGVLPAAVAGHSLGEYAALVASGALTLGQAAPLVRLRAAAMQEAVPVGAGAMAAILGLPADKVIEGCRQAQESFGAGSPEVAEAVNFNDPAQTVIAGTKAGVDNACEVLKSLGAKRALPLPVSAPFHSSLMKPAAEKLRAALAAIQLAAPTIPVVNNVDVAVRQDADAIRDALYRQAFGPVRWVECVQALKTNFGVTHIVECGPGKVLAGMVRRIDPGLVGASLYDPATLAETKELLA
- a CDS encoding beta-ketoacyl-ACP synthase III is translated as MTPRYSRIVGTGSFLPARRVSNDDLVAQLAAQGVETSDEWIVERTGIRARHFADKDVTASDLALEASRQALAAAGCEAADIDLIIVATSTPDMVFPSTACILQHKLGVAGCPAFDVQAVCSGFVYALTVADAMIRAGTARRALVVGSEVFSRILNFQDRTTCVLFGDGAGAVVLEVSDEPGILASDLHADGSHVGILCVPGNVYGGEILGSPLLTMDGQAVFKLAVGVLEKAARATLDKAGMQESDIDWLIPHQANIRIMQSTARKLRLPMDKVVVTVDQHGNTSAASIPLALDHAVRAGQVQAGQTVMLEGVGGGFTWGAVLLKM
- the plsX gene encoding phosphate acyltransferase PlsX: MITLAVDCMGGDHGPDVTLVACRQFLAGHPDACLLLVGRPDALQALQHERAQVVPASEVVTMDDAVEVALRRKKDSSMRVAIAQVKDGSAQAAISAGNTGALMAIARYLLKTLDGIDRPAIATQIPNARGGATTVLDLGANVDSTAEHLLQFAVMGSALVSVLNDDPQPSVGLLNIGEEAIKGSEEIKRAGELLRAAAAAGDLNFIGNVEGNDIFRGTADIVVCDGFVGNVALKTIEGLASMIGGFMKEEFSRNLLTKAAAVVAYPVLAALKRRMDHRRYNGAALLGLRGLVFKSHGSADAVAFEQALCRAYDAARNNLLERVRARVAHAAPLLASADASSTAPGAASAPL
- the rpmF gene encoding 50S ribosomal protein L32 is translated as MAVQQNKKSPSKRGMHRSHNALNTPGTAVEPTTGETHLRHHISPNGYYRGRQVIKAKTEA
- a CDS encoding YceD family protein, which encodes MTKEHSPDRLDVKAFAQAGAHLTGHDTLLRYQRLVEEARGLHPDLRVDWSADGQVRSTHGIGGQIWLHLRASATVPLICQRCLQPVDVPLTVDREFRFVADEATAEALDEDSEEDLLALSRDFNLRELIEDELIMALPIVPRHDECPVPVQMQASDEEFEAASAEAPNPFAALAGLRRDDKT